In Gemmatimonadetes bacterium T265, one DNA window encodes the following:
- a CDS encoding two-component sensor histidine kinase has translation MMRLADFLLAHREPILVEWEAFARTCAPASGTMEIRALRDHANAMLTVFAADLATPQTAGAQADKARGRAPVDVAAARTAAGAHGAERAASGFTVEQMVAEYRALRASVIRLWTAAVGILGPEHVDDLTRFNEAVDQALAESVARYDAAVEHAKETFLAILGHDLRTPLGAIQTSATFMLETGELEEPHRTLTARIAGSARRAVTMVGDLLDFTRSRLGGGIPVVRTEISLGKVVHDVVDEIVAAHPGCVIRVDSRGAQPGRWDGARLSQALGNLIGNAVQHGGRGTPVTVDVRGDATEAVIAVHNDGPAIPPDQLDGIFNPMKARQASRAAARGPTGSLGLGLYIAERIVGAHGGRLAVESSEAAGTTFTVHLPRAERPRGEP, from the coding sequence ATGATGCGACTCGCGGACTTCCTCCTCGCCCACCGCGAGCCGATCCTCGTCGAGTGGGAGGCGTTCGCCCGGACGTGCGCGCCGGCGAGCGGCACGATGGAGATCCGCGCCCTCCGCGACCACGCGAACGCGATGCTCACGGTCTTCGCCGCCGACCTCGCGACGCCGCAGACCGCGGGCGCGCAGGCCGACAAGGCCCGGGGGCGCGCGCCCGTCGACGTCGCGGCCGCGCGCACCGCCGCCGGCGCGCACGGGGCGGAGCGCGCCGCCAGCGGCTTCACCGTCGAGCAGATGGTGGCAGAGTACCGGGCCCTCCGCGCCAGCGTGATCCGGCTCTGGACGGCGGCCGTCGGGATCCTGGGGCCCGAGCACGTCGACGACCTGACGCGCTTCAACGAGGCGGTCGACCAGGCGCTCGCCGAATCCGTGGCGCGCTACGACGCGGCCGTCGAGCACGCGAAGGAGACCTTCCTCGCCATCTTGGGCCACGACCTCCGCACGCCGCTCGGCGCGATCCAGACGTCGGCGACGTTCATGCTCGAGACCGGCGAGTTGGAGGAGCCGCACCGGACGCTGACGGCTCGGATCGCGGGCAGCGCGCGGCGCGCCGTGACGATGGTCGGCGACCTGCTCGACTTCACCCGCAGCCGGCTCGGCGGCGGGATCCCGGTGGTCCGGACCGAGATCAGCCTGGGGAAGGTGGTCCACGACGTCGTCGACGAGATCGTGGCGGCCCACCCCGGGTGTGTGATCCGGGTCGACAGCCGCGGCGCGCAGCCCGGGCGCTGGGACGGGGCGCGGCTCAGTCAGGCGCTCGGCAATCTGATCGGGAACGCCGTGCAGCACGGCGGTCGGGGCACCCCCGTGACGGTGGACGTGCGCGGCGACGCGACCGAGGCGGTGATCGCCGTCCATAACGACGGGCCGGCCATCCCGCCCGACCAGTTGGACGGCATCTTCAACCCGATGAAAGCGCGGCAGGCCTCGCGGGCGGCGGCCCGGGGTCCCACGGGGAGCCTCGGCCTGGGGCTCTACATCGCGGAGCGGATCGTGGGCGCACACGGCGGACGCCTCGCGGTCGAATCGTCCGAAGCGGCGGGGACGACCTTCACCGTCCATCTCCCTCGCGCGGAGCGGCCGCGGGGGGAGCCGTAG
- a CDS encoding circadian clock protein KaiC: MTAVADGRRASMPPVRRVPTGVPGLDAVLGGGVPELSFNLIAGGPGAGKTTLAMQVLFANATPERPGLYFTVLGEPTLKMLRYQRQFAFFDPARVGTAVHLVNLSGEAVAGDLDAVLARIVAEVERLQPAVVVVDSFRTLGPHRDGAHGGGPAPAAITGLEQFVQQLALHLTTWETTAFLISEYGEDEQRHPVFTVADGILWLSQVADRNSVVRKLQVMKVRGQAFMPGLHTFRITDGGLQIFPRIPEQQANRRPTSAGPGPRARLATGVPGLDEMLGGGVPAGDAVLLAGPTGTGKTTFATHFVAQAARDGQAAVIAVFEEYPEGYLARAKTLGIDLDALVAAGTLRVIYLRPLDLSVDETLAEILAVVEQIGASRVVIDSVSGFELALAPTFRDDFRESCYRLVGALTAAGVTVLMTTEVPGGAADAGVTGKRVSFLTDDIVVQRRVELDGRLRTVLAVVKMRGSAHSHDVREYTITPQGAVVGEPVRGHQPLLFGTPGRRAPDPRDAALVGAGYAGLTGAEAAVLDALVRLGESDPAALGTRTGLPAAALGTALERLVALAYAVRVPTPPGAGGDGTATYRAMAQAHAP; the protein is encoded by the coding sequence ATGACCGCCGTGGCAGACGGTCGCCGCGCGTCGATGCCGCCCGTGCGTCGGGTCCCGACGGGGGTGCCCGGTCTCGACGCGGTGCTCGGCGGGGGCGTCCCCGAACTCTCGTTCAACCTGATCGCCGGCGGCCCCGGCGCGGGCAAAACGACGCTCGCGATGCAGGTGCTGTTCGCGAACGCAACGCCGGAGCGGCCGGGTTTGTACTTCACGGTCCTGGGCGAGCCCACGCTCAAGATGCTCCGCTACCAGCGACAGTTCGCCTTCTTCGACCCGGCCCGGGTCGGCACGGCCGTGCACCTCGTGAACCTGAGCGGCGAGGCCGTCGCCGGCGACCTGGACGCCGTGCTCGCCCGGATCGTGGCCGAGGTCGAGCGGCTGCAGCCCGCCGTCGTCGTCGTCGACTCGTTCCGCACGCTCGGCCCGCACCGCGACGGCGCCCACGGGGGCGGGCCCGCGCCGGCCGCCATCACGGGGCTCGAGCAGTTCGTCCAGCAGCTCGCGCTGCACCTGACCACGTGGGAGACGACCGCGTTCCTCATCAGCGAATACGGCGAGGACGAACAGCGGCACCCGGTGTTCACCGTGGCCGACGGCATCCTCTGGCTCTCGCAGGTGGCGGACCGGAACTCGGTCGTGCGCAAGCTCCAGGTGATGAAAGTCCGGGGCCAGGCGTTTATGCCCGGGCTGCACACGTTCCGCATCACCGACGGCGGCCTGCAGATCTTCCCCCGCATTCCGGAGCAGCAGGCGAACCGCCGCCCGACATCGGCGGGCCCCGGCCCCCGCGCGCGCCTCGCGACCGGGGTGCCGGGCCTGGACGAGATGCTCGGCGGGGGAGTGCCCGCCGGCGACGCCGTCCTGTTGGCGGGGCCGACGGGCACCGGGAAGACGACGTTCGCGACGCACTTCGTCGCGCAGGCCGCCCGCGACGGCCAGGCCGCCGTGATCGCGGTATTCGAGGAATACCCGGAGGGGTACCTGGCGCGCGCGAAAACCCTCGGCATCGACCTGGACGCGCTGGTCGCGGCGGGTACGCTCCGGGTCATCTACCTGCGCCCGCTCGACCTCTCGGTCGACGAGACCCTGGCCGAGATCCTGGCCGTCGTCGAACAGATCGGGGCCTCGCGGGTCGTGATCGACTCGGTGTCCGGGTTCGAGTTGGCGCTCGCGCCGACGTTCCGCGACGACTTCCGCGAGTCGTGCTACCGGCTGGTGGGCGCGCTCACGGCCGCGGGCGTGACCGTGCTGATGACGACCGAGGTGCCGGGCGGCGCGGCCGACGCGGGCGTCACGGGGAAACGGGTGTCGTTCCTGACCGACGACATCGTCGTGCAACGCCGGGTCGAACTCGACGGCCGGCTCCGGACGGTGCTGGCCGTCGTCAAGATGCGCGGGAGCGCGCACAGCCACGACGTGCGGGAGTACACGATCACGCCGCAGGGCGCCGTCGTGGGCGAGCCGGTGCGCGGCCATCAGCCGTTGCTCTTCGGCACGCCCGGACGACGCGCGCCGGATCCACGGGACGCGGCGCTGGTGGGAGCCGGGTATGCCGGGCTCACCGGCGCCGAGGCGGCGGTGCTCGACGCGCTGGTCCGTCTCGGGGAGTCCGACCCCGCGGCGCTGGGGACGCGCACGGGCCTGCCCGCGGCCGCGCTCGGGACGGCGCTGGAGCGGCTCGTCGCGCTCGCCTACGCCGTCCGGGTCCCGACGCCCCCGGGCGCCGGCGGCGACGGAACGGCGACCTACCGGGCGATGGCGCAGGCGCACGCGCCGTGA